Proteins found in one Channa argus isolate prfri chromosome 7, Channa argus male v1.0, whole genome shotgun sequence genomic segment:
- the oxr1a gene encoding oxidation resistance protein 1a isoform X6: MFSRRVNDQEQRLTPKYTCVVSQTEYHRRVDALNSEDLRSLCKRLQITTKEEVNSKLGVSIRTELEPDTFKPNLREPSDLLEADQIEKLARNLPPRTIGYPWTLAFGTSKHGMSIKTLYRAMQGQDTPVLMVIKDSDGQVFGALASEPFKVSDGFYGTGETFLYTFYPEFEVYKWTGDNMFFMKGDMDSLAFGGGSGEFGLWLDGDLYHGRSHSCKTFGNPMLSKKEDFYVQDIEIWAFE, encoded by the exons atgttttctagGAGGGTGAATGACCAAGAGCAACGGCTTACGCCTAAGTATACCTGT GTAGTGTCTCAGACAGAGTACCACCGTCGTGTTGATGCTCTAAACAGTGAAGATCTGCGCTCACTCTGCAAACGACTCCAG atCACCACCAAGGAGGAGGTGAACTCCAAGCTTGGAGTGTCCATCAGGACAGAGCTGGAGCCAGACACATTCAAACCCAACCTCAGAGAACCTAGTGATCTCCTGGAGGCAGACCAGATAGAGAAG CTTGCCAGGAATCTCCCACCACGGACCATTGGGTACCCATGGACATTGGCCTTTGGCACATCTAAGCATGGCATGAGCATTAAGACACTGTACAGAGCCATGCAGGGCCAGGACACCCCCGTGCTCATGGTCATTAAGGACAGCGATGGCCAG GTGTTTGGTGCTCTAGCATCCGAGCCCTTTAAAGTCAGCGATGGCTTCTATGGCACTGGAGAGACCTTCCTCTATACCTTCTATCCAGAGTTTGAG GTGTACAAATGGACAGGAGACAACATGTTCTTTATGAAAGGAGACATGGACTCCTTAGCTTTTGGTGGAGGAAG CGGGGAGTTTGGCCTGTGGCTTGATGGAGACCTTTACCATGGCAGAAGTCACTCCTGTAAAACATTTGGGAACCCTATGCTCTCAAAAAAGGAGGATTTCTATGTGCAGGACATCGAGATCTGGGCATTTGAATAA
- the sqlea gene encoding squalene monooxygenase, translated as MWTFLGIASFTYLYKKSDTILTLAYKELLIVVALFLTVGLLLSYIRYFHSEKLRVSQVFNSLLSFMSLLPVLNHLIPETSTPRSEKAEKNSKKRRRTRTRVEAESSASASGSSVALEPDVLIVGAGVLGSAMAVVMAQDGRKVTVVERDLKEPDRIVGELLQPGGHRALKELGLEGSVEGLDAHLVKGYVIHDIENRTEVEIPYPQEEGSIQCGRAFHHGRFIMGLRRAALAEPNVTIVEGTVISLEEEDGCVTGVQYKDKQSGDVKKIHAGLTVVADGCFSKFRKSLVSGKARISSHFVGCLMKDCPQFKANHAELVLANPSPVLIYQISSSHTRVLVDIRGDLPRNLSEYMAEKIHPQLPEHLKEPFMMALQNDRLRSMPASFLPPSPVNKPGVLLLGDAYNMRHPLTGGGMSVALNDVRIWRSLLKNIPDLYDDQAILQAKKKFHWERKSSHSFVVNVLAQALYELFAATDNSLHELRKACFQYFKLGGECIAGPIGLLSVLTPKPMTLIGHFFAVALYAIYFNFKSESWITKPRALLKSGAILYRACTVMLPLIYSELKYLVY; from the exons ATGTGGACTTTTCTGGGCATTGCGAGCTTCACATATCTTTACAAAAAATCCGACACAATTTTGACGTTGGCTTACAAAGAGCTGCTGATAGTCGTTGCCTTGTTTCTAACAGTCGGGCTGCTGCTCTCATATATCAGGTATTTTCATAGCGAGAAGCTCCGCGTCTCTCAGGTGTTTAATTCACTTCTGAGCTTCATGTCTCTTCTACCTGTTCTCAACCACTTAATTCCTGAAACTTCAACACCGAGGAGCGAGAAGGCAGAGAAGAACAGTAAAAAG AGAAGGCGAACAAGGACACGAGTAGAAGCCGAAAGCTCTGCCTCAGCCAGTGGCTCCTCTGTGGCCCTGGAACCAGATGTGCTGATTGTTGGGGCCGGGGTCCTGGGCTCCGCGATGGCAGTTGTTATGGCCCAAGATGGGAGGAAGGTGACGGTGGTGGAGAGGGACCTGAAGGAGCCTGACAGGatagtgggggagctgctgcaGCCTGGAGGACACAGGGCTCTCAAAGAGCTTGGGTTGGAAG GTTCAGTGGAGGGTCTGGATGCCCATCTGGTCAAAGGCTACGTGATCCATGACATAGAGAACAGAACAGAGGTGGAGATCCCCTACCCTCAGGAGGAGGGGAGTATCCAGTGTGGACGAGCTTTCCATCATGGTCGATTCATCATGGGCCTGAGGAGAGCCGCCCTCGCCGAGCCAAA TGTCACAATTGTAGAAGGCACCGTCATCAGTTTAGAGGAAGAGGACGGATGTGTAACTGGAGTCCAGTACAAGGACAAACAAAGTGGAGATGTTAAG AAAATCCATGCAGGACTGACTGTGGTGGCTGATGGCTGTTTCTCCAAATTCAGAAAGAGTCTGGTCTCTGGGAAAGCTCGCATCTCCTCACACTTTGTTGGATGCCTCATGAAG GACTGTCCCCAATTCAAAGCCAACCACGCTGAGCTGGTGCTGGCCAACCCGAGCCCAGTGCTCATCTACCAGATCTCGTCCTCGCACACCAGAGTCCTGGTGGACATCAGAGGCGATTTGCCACGCAACCTCTCTGAGTACATGGCTGAGAAGATACACCCACAGCTGCCAG aGCACTTGAAGGAGCCTTTCATGATGGCGCTACAGAACGATCGACTCAGGTCCATGCCCGCCagcttcctccctccctcccccgtCAACAAGCCAG GTGTGCTTCTCCTGGGTGATGCTTATAACATGAGGCATCCTCTGACGGGAGGAGGGATGAGTGTTGCTCTCAATGACGTTCGCATCTGGAGGAGCCTGCTCAAGAACATCCCAGATCTGTATGACGACCAGGCAATACTGCAG GCAAAGAAAAAATTCCACTGGGAACGCAAGTCATCACATTCTTTTGTGGTGAATGTTTTGGCCCAGGCCCTGTACGAGCTGTTTGCAGCCACCGACA ATTCTCTTCACGAGCTACGAAAAGCCTGCTTCCAGTACTTTAAGCTCGGTGGAGAGTGCATTGCTGGACCTATTGGACTCCTCTCAGT GTTGACCCCCAAACCCATGACCCTCATAGGGCACTTCTTTGCTGTGGCACTGTATGCAATCTACTTCAACTTCAAGTCTGAGTCTTGGATCACCAAACCTCGGGCTTTATTAAAAAGCGGAGCGATCCTGTATCGAGCCTGCACAGTCATGCTTCCTCTCATCTATTCTGAACTGAAGTATCTGGTATACTGA